A genomic window from Streptomyces sp. WMMC940 includes:
- a CDS encoding deoxyribonuclease IV: protein MHNPVGAHVPVAGGLARTGLAYAREIEAEAVQVFVANPRGWATPVGNAAQDELFRAGNATTGTPAFVHAPYLINFGSHSAVTAELSVESLRHSLRRGRDIGAAGVVVHTGSATGGRTRETALAQVRELVLPLLDELTHDDDPFLLLEPTAGQGFSLCSLVADLGPYFEALEAHPRLGVCLDTCHAFAAGHELAAPGGAGRTLDLLVDTVGPGRLRLIHANDSKDVVGARKDRHENIGAGHIGEEAFGELMRHPAAEGVPLIIETPGGRHGKETYAADVALLKKLRDA from the coding sequence GTGCACAACCCTGTCGGCGCGCATGTGCCCGTGGCCGGCGGCCTGGCCAGGACGGGTCTGGCGTACGCCCGTGAGATCGAGGCCGAGGCCGTGCAGGTCTTCGTCGCCAATCCGCGCGGCTGGGCCACCCCGGTGGGGAACGCCGCGCAGGACGAACTGTTCCGCGCCGGGAACGCCACCACCGGCACACCGGCGTTCGTGCACGCCCCGTACCTGATCAACTTCGGCTCCCACAGCGCGGTCACCGCCGAGCTGTCCGTGGAGTCGCTGCGCCACTCGCTGCGCCGCGGCCGGGACATCGGCGCGGCGGGCGTGGTGGTGCACACCGGCTCGGCGACCGGGGGCAGGACCCGGGAGACGGCCCTCGCGCAGGTGCGGGAGCTGGTGCTGCCGCTGCTGGACGAGCTGACGCACGACGACGACCCGTTCCTGCTGCTGGAGCCGACGGCCGGGCAGGGGTTCTCGCTCTGCTCGCTGGTCGCGGACCTCGGTCCGTACTTCGAGGCCCTGGAGGCCCACCCCAGACTGGGCGTGTGCCTGGACACCTGCCACGCGTTCGCGGCCGGTCACGAACTGGCCGCTCCCGGCGGAGCCGGGCGGACGCTGGATCTGCTGGTCGACACGGTCGGCCCCGGCAGGCTGAGGCTGATCCACGCCAACGACTCCAAGGACGTCGTCGGGGCCCGCAAGGACCGCCACGAGAACATCGGTGCCGGCCACATCGGCGAGGAGGCGTTCGGCGAGCTGATGCGCCACCCCGCCGCGGAGGGCGTACCGCTGATCATCGAGACACCGGGCGGCCGCCACGGCAAGGAGACGTACGCGGCGGACGTGGCCCTGCTGAAGAAGCTCCGCGACGCCTGA
- the pknB gene encoding Stk1 family PASTA domain-containing Ser/Thr kinase, with translation MDTTLQDPLVGQVLDGRYRVDARIAVGGMATVYRAVDTRLDRVLALKVMHPALAADVSFVERFIREAKSVARLSHPNVVGVYDQGADGAYVYLAMEYVAGCTLRDVLRERGALRPRAALDILEPVLAALGAAHRAGFVHRDMKPENVLIGDDGRVKVADFGLVRAVGSVTSTTGSLLGTVSYLAPEQIESGTADTRADVYACGVVLYEMLTGGKPHSGDTPAQVLYRHLNEDVPPPSAAVPGLAPELDGLVALATARDPESRPDDAVALLGRTRGARAGLGDDQLDAVPPQARTPGAESSAGSEDRTSVIARPMPTGGAADRTSRLEMPPAGPPPSRPAGRRLPAPRRGVLAAVVAVLLVLGAGAGVWYINSGQFTRVPTVLGQTEAVAKQRLSAAGLDVEAVRKGFSDAYDRGTVMDVNPDPGQRIRHNGSVTLVISRGPEIVKVPELEGLKLAEARSALRKAGLAPGVITREFSDEAAQGTVIGSDPAAGTERRPDSAVALVVSKGAPVDVPDVTGDSVEDATSTLEDAGLKVEVAPEQVHSPQEAGTVARQAPAEGARAAGGDTVTLTVSKGPRMVEVPDVTGDSLDDARRELQEAGFEVKVERAFPFLGDTVERQSVEGGEQAAEGSTITITTKGL, from the coding sequence GTGGATACGACCCTTCAGGACCCCCTCGTCGGGCAGGTGCTCGACGGCCGCTACCGCGTCGACGCGCGTATCGCCGTCGGCGGGATGGCCACGGTCTACCGGGCCGTGGACACCCGGCTCGACCGGGTGCTCGCCCTCAAGGTGATGCACCCGGCGCTCGCGGCGGACGTCTCGTTCGTCGAGCGGTTCATCCGCGAGGCGAAGTCCGTGGCCCGGCTGTCCCACCCCAACGTCGTCGGCGTGTACGACCAGGGGGCCGACGGCGCGTACGTCTATCTGGCGATGGAGTACGTCGCCGGGTGCACGCTCCGTGACGTGCTGCGGGAGCGGGGCGCGCTCCGTCCGCGGGCGGCCCTCGACATCCTGGAGCCCGTGCTTGCCGCGCTGGGCGCCGCGCACCGGGCCGGGTTCGTCCACCGGGACATGAAGCCCGAGAACGTCCTGATCGGGGACGACGGGCGGGTCAAGGTCGCCGACTTCGGCCTGGTCCGTGCCGTGGGCTCGGTGACGAGCACCACGGGTTCGCTGCTCGGGACCGTCTCCTACCTCGCGCCGGAGCAGATCGAGTCCGGCACGGCGGACACCCGCGCCGACGTGTACGCCTGCGGTGTCGTGCTCTACGAGATGCTCACGGGCGGCAAGCCGCACTCCGGCGACACCCCGGCCCAGGTGCTCTACCGGCACCTCAACGAGGACGTGCCACCGCCGTCGGCCGCCGTGCCCGGGCTCGCCCCTGAGCTGGACGGCCTGGTGGCCCTCGCCACCGCCCGGGACCCCGAGTCGCGTCCCGACGACGCCGTCGCCCTGCTCGGCCGGACCCGCGGGGCCCGTGCCGGACTCGGCGACGACCAGCTCGACGCCGTACCGCCGCAGGCCAGGACGCCGGGCGCCGAGTCGTCCGCCGGTTCGGAGGACCGGACGAGCGTGATCGCGCGGCCGATGCCCACCGGCGGGGCCGCCGACCGGACGAGCCGGTTGGAGATGCCGCCCGCCGGTCCCCCGCCGTCCCGTCCGGCGGGCCGGCGGCTGCCGGCGCCGCGCCGGGGGGTGCTCGCCGCCGTCGTCGCCGTGCTGCTCGTCCTCGGTGCCGGGGCGGGCGTCTGGTACATCAATTCCGGCCAGTTCACCCGCGTGCCCACCGTCCTCGGCCAGACCGAGGCCGTGGCGAAGCAGCGGCTGTCCGCCGCCGGTCTGGACGTCGAGGCCGTCAGGAAGGGCTTCAGCGACGCCTACGACCGGGGCACCGTCATGGACGTGAACCCCGACCCCGGGCAGCGCATCCGCCACAACGGCTCGGTCACACTCGTCATCTCGCGCGGCCCCGAGATCGTCAAGGTTCCGGAGCTCGAGGGCCTGAAGCTCGCCGAGGCCAGAAGCGCCCTCCGCAAGGCCGGTCTCGCCCCGGGTGTGATCACCAGGGAGTTCAGCGACGAGGCCGCCCAGGGCACGGTGATCGGTTCCGACCCGGCCGCCGGCACCGAGCGCCGTCCGGACTCCGCGGTCGCGCTCGTCGTCAGCAAGGGCGCCCCGGTCGACGTCCCGGACGTCACCGGCGACTCCGTCGAGGACGCCACGAGCACCCTCGAGGACGCGGGGCTGAAGGTGGAGGTGGCGCCGGAGCAGGTCCACTCCCCCCAGGAGGCGGGGACCGTCGCCCGGCAGGCGCCCGCCGAGGGCGCACGGGCCGCCGGCGGCGACACCGTCACCCTCACGGTCTCCAAGGGACCGCGGATGGTCGAGGTCCCGGACGTCACCGGGGACTCGCTGGACGACGCCCGGCGCGAACTCCAGGAGGCGGGCTTCGAGGTCAAGGTCGAGCGGGCCTTCCCGTTCCTCGGCGACACCGTCGAGCGCCAGTCCGTCGAGGGCGGCGAGCAGGCGGCCGAGGGCAGCACGATCACGATCACGACCAAGGGGCTCTAG
- a CDS encoding thiazole synthase, with amino-acid sequence MADDRFVLGGTGFSSRLIMGTGGAPSLDVLERALVASGTELTTVAMRRLDPTVQGSVLSVLDRLGIQVLPNTAGCFTAGEAVLTARLAREALGTSWIKLEVVADERTLLPDPVELLDAAEVLVDDGFVVLPYTNDDPVLARRLEDVGCAAIMPLGSPIGSGLGIRNPHNFQLITERARVPVILDAGAGTASDAALAMELGCSAVMLASAVTRAQEPVVMAEAMRHAVEAGRLAHRAGRIPRRHFAEASSPVEGRAALDPERPAFG; translated from the coding sequence ATGGCCGACGACCGCTTCGTACTGGGCGGGACGGGGTTCTCGTCCCGGCTGATCATGGGGACGGGCGGGGCGCCCAGCCTCGACGTGCTGGAACGCGCGCTGGTCGCCAGCGGCACGGAACTGACCACGGTCGCGATGCGCCGCCTCGACCCGACCGTGCAGGGCTCGGTGCTGTCCGTGCTGGACCGCCTGGGCATCCAGGTGCTGCCGAACACCGCGGGATGCTTCACCGCGGGCGAGGCCGTGCTGACCGCACGGCTCGCCCGGGAGGCACTCGGGACGTCCTGGATCAAGCTGGAGGTGGTGGCGGACGAACGGACGCTGCTGCCCGATCCGGTCGAGCTGCTCGACGCGGCGGAGGTGCTGGTGGACGACGGCTTCGTCGTGCTGCCCTACACCAACGACGACCCCGTGCTGGCGCGGCGGCTGGAGGACGTGGGCTGCGCCGCGATCATGCCGCTCGGTTCCCCGATCGGCTCCGGGCTCGGCATCCGCAACCCGCACAACTTCCAGCTGATCACCGAGCGCGCCCGGGTCCCGGTGATCCTGGACGCGGGCGCCGGCACGGCGTCGGACGCCGCGCTGGCGATGGAGCTGGGGTGCTCCGCGGTGATGCTGGCCTCCGCGGTCACCCGGGCGCAGGAACCGGTCGTGATGGCCGAGGCCATGCGGCACGCGGTCGAGGCGGGCCGGCTGGCCCACCGGGCGGGCCGTATCCCGCGCCGGCACTTCGCCGAGGCCTCGTCCCCCGTCGAGGGACGGGCGGCGCTGGACCCGGAGCGCCCCGCCTTCGGGTGA
- the thiS gene encoding sulfur carrier protein ThiS, producing MTASTHTVSVNGQPHAVPAGTTLDALVATLTVAPSGVAAAVNESVVPRGEWPGTLLGEGDRVEVLTAVQGG from the coding sequence ATGACCGCGTCCACGCACACCGTGTCCGTCAACGGGCAGCCGCACGCCGTCCCGGCCGGCACCACGCTCGACGCGCTGGTGGCCACGCTCACCGTCGCGCCCTCGGGGGTCGCGGCCGCCGTCAACGAGAGCGTCGTCCCCCGTGGCGAGTGGCCGGGGACGCTGCTCGGCGAGGGCGATCGCGTCGAGGTCCTCACCGCGGTGCAGGGAGGCTGA
- the thiO gene encoding glycine oxidase ThiO, with translation MHPGQSPGRSPGRSTDVLVVGGGVIGLVTAWRAAQRGLRTALADPEPGGGAAQVAAGMLAAVTELHYGEETLLGLNLASADRYPRFVTELEEASGEDTGYRSCGTLAVALDADDRAHLRELHALQRRSGLESEWLSGRECRRLEPMLAPGVRGGLRVDGDHQIDPRRLARALLVACERAGVVFHRRWAERLSVVRGRAAGAVLAGGDEIAADRVVLAAGSLSGRLRGVPAEALPPVRPVKGQVLRLAVPPAYAPFLSRTVRAVVRGSHVYLVPRENGELVVGATSEELGWDTTVTAGGVYQLLRDAHELVPGITELPLTETRAGLRPGSPDNAPVLGPTELPGLLLATGHYRNGVLLTPVTGDVMAHALLTGELPDEARAFTPRRFSPVQQEVSA, from the coding sequence ATGCATCCAGGACAATCACCAGGACGTTCCCCAGGGCGCAGCACGGACGTGCTCGTCGTCGGTGGTGGCGTCATCGGCCTCGTCACCGCGTGGCGGGCGGCGCAGCGCGGACTGCGGACCGCGCTGGCCGACCCCGAGCCGGGCGGTGGGGCGGCGCAGGTCGCGGCGGGCATGCTTGCGGCCGTCACGGAGCTCCACTACGGCGAGGAGACGCTGCTCGGGCTGAACCTCGCCTCCGCGGACCGCTATCCGCGGTTCGTGACGGAGCTCGAGGAGGCGAGCGGCGAGGACACCGGGTACCGCTCCTGCGGGACGCTCGCCGTGGCCCTCGACGCGGACGACCGGGCCCATCTGCGCGAACTGCACGCGCTGCAGCGGCGCTCCGGGCTGGAGTCGGAGTGGCTCTCCGGGCGGGAGTGCCGGCGGCTGGAGCCCATGTTGGCGCCGGGCGTGCGCGGCGGGCTGCGGGTGGACGGCGACCACCAGATCGATCCCCGGCGGCTGGCCCGGGCGCTCCTGGTGGCCTGCGAACGCGCGGGCGTGGTGTTCCACCGGCGGTGGGCGGAACGACTGTCGGTGGTACGGGGCCGGGCGGCCGGAGCCGTGCTGGCCGGCGGCGACGAGATCGCGGCCGACCGGGTCGTGCTGGCCGCGGGCAGTCTCAGCGGCCGGCTCCGGGGCGTGCCCGCGGAGGCGCTCCCCCCGGTGCGCCCGGTCAAGGGGCAGGTGCTGCGGCTGGCCGTACCGCCCGCGTACGCCCCGTTCCTGTCGCGTACGGTCCGGGCCGTGGTGCGCGGCAGCCACGTCTACCTCGTGCCCCGCGAGAACGGCGAGCTGGTCGTGGGCGCGACCAGCGAGGAACTCGGCTGGGACACCACGGTCACGGCGGGTGGCGTGTACCAGCTGCTGCGCGACGCGCACGAGTTGGTGCCCGGCATCACCGAGCTTCCACTGACCGAGACCCGGGCGGGACTGCGCCCCGGCTCACCGGACAACGCCCCGGTGCTGGGTCCCACGGAGCTGCCCGGTCTGCTGCTCGCCACCGGCCACTACCGCAACGGCGTCCTGCTCACCCCGGTGACCGGCGACGTCATGGCGCACGCCCTGCTCACCGGTGAACTGCCGGACGAGGCCCGGGCCTTCACCCCACGCCGTTTCTCCCCCGTCCAGCAGGAGGTGTCCGCATGA
- a CDS encoding NAD(P)/FAD-dependent oxidoreductase, producing MAGVQTAVALREQGFTGGIDLIGAEPHQPYDRPPLSKAVLLGKAEDSAFDVDFDALDVELRLGLEVTGLRPGEHELDTPAGPVPYDVLVIATGAEPVTLPGTEGVPGVHLLRTLDDAERLRPVLERRHRIVVVGAGWIGAEFATAAREAGCEATVVEAADRPLPGALPAEVAAPMAAWYAEAGAELLTGARVAAVEPGAVVLEGGRRLPADAVVVGIGARPATRWLAGSGIGLGPDGSVTADERLRTSLPDVYAVGDCASFPSGRYGRRMLVHHWDNALQGPRTVAANIVGADTGDGTEPGEIYDPVPYFWSEQFGRFVQYAGHHGAADALVRRGDPEGASWSVLWLRDGALVAVLTVGRPRDLAQGRRLIEVGARVDAERAADPAVPLKAAVL from the coding sequence ATGGCCGGTGTGCAGACCGCCGTGGCCCTGCGCGAGCAGGGCTTCACCGGCGGCATCGACCTCATCGGCGCCGAACCGCACCAGCCCTACGACCGGCCCCCGCTGTCCAAGGCCGTGCTGCTCGGGAAGGCCGAGGACTCCGCCTTCGACGTCGACTTCGACGCGCTCGACGTGGAGCTCCGGCTGGGCCTCGAGGTCACGGGCCTGCGCCCCGGGGAGCACGAGCTCGACACGCCCGCCGGGCCCGTCCCGTACGACGTCCTCGTCATCGCCACCGGAGCGGAGCCGGTCACCCTCCCCGGCACCGAGGGCGTCCCTGGGGTCCATCTGCTGCGCACCCTCGACGACGCGGAGCGGCTCCGCCCGGTGCTGGAGCGACGTCACAGGATCGTGGTCGTCGGCGCGGGCTGGATCGGCGCCGAGTTCGCCACCGCCGCCCGCGAGGCGGGCTGCGAGGCCACCGTCGTCGAGGCCGCCGACCGCCCGCTGCCGGGAGCCCTGCCGGCCGAGGTCGCCGCCCCGATGGCCGCGTGGTACGCCGAGGCCGGCGCCGAACTGCTCACCGGGGCGCGGGTCGCGGCCGTCGAGCCGGGCGCCGTGGTCCTCGAAGGGGGCCGGCGGCTGCCCGCGGACGCCGTCGTCGTCGGCATCGGCGCCCGGCCGGCGACCCGCTGGCTCGCCGGTTCCGGCATCGGCCTGGGCCCCGACGGCTCGGTCACCGCCGACGAGCGGCTGCGCACCTCGCTGCCCGACGTCTACGCGGTCGGGGACTGCGCCTCCTTCCCGTCCGGCCGCTACGGGCGGCGCATGCTCGTCCACCACTGGGACAACGCGCTCCAGGGCCCCCGTACGGTCGCGGCCAACATCGTCGGCGCGGACACGGGCGACGGGACCGAGCCGGGGGAGATCTACGACCCGGTGCCGTACTTCTGGTCGGAGCAGTTCGGCCGGTTCGTGCAGTACGCCGGGCACCACGGCGCGGCCGACGCGCTCGTGCGCCGGGGTGACCCGGAGGGTGCCTCCTGGTCGGTGCTGTGGCTGCGGGACGGGGCCCTGGTCGCCGTGCTGACGGTCGGCAGGCCCCGGGACCTGGCCCAGGGGCGCAGACTCATCG